The proteins below are encoded in one region of Microbispora sp. NBC_01189:
- a CDS encoding TauD/TfdA family dioxygenase, with product MVIGIDLVHAAVWRFDIQRKSGAGRAADFSEVSVVADLGELAVDLLGGTVAALENGFEGDALKGLDLVLIPAPGVDGAVFTSGECEVLDRYVQEGGAVLVLGDGEWPRPPQGPAPFGFVSGALAIGDPADPAQPHVRPYQFAAGVTGTHPALEGVSRAYLYRPKPVGARLPLTGLVEKDGQIFLGTARHGAGRVAAVGNAEMFARPFLGREDNARLLLNLLSWLLDGRHQGSAADRAAEVTGAYRFSGRDFSLTENLKNEPGPHVVDAGVYAHLFTGLADGFLPDSETDEEAFLREAELRFHEMPRVVRQAVSRFRQHGTDSGVLLVKGLPVDPGLPPTPADPKARVRFGNPLSELWLAAFAQALGEPIGYRQEKNGLLFQNVVPTPHNAAKLSSESSAILLDYHTETAFHPFMPDYVLLHCLRPDHDGVARTISASLRMALPRLSLRERAILGEPLYRTGIDYSFGSSHGTKGNGPLLRVLYGDPFDPYLTVDPDLMMGIVPEADAALKRLHAVLHEVRRWVCLDTGDLLIVDNRRAVHGRSEFTPRYDGRDRWLQRVCVVRDLVPSAGHRRMRGRIIDTAFAV from the coding sequence ATGGTGATCGGTATCGATCTGGTGCACGCTGCGGTGTGGAGGTTCGACATTCAGCGGAAATCGGGAGCCGGCCGGGCCGCCGACTTCTCCGAGGTCAGTGTCGTCGCCGACCTCGGGGAATTGGCCGTCGACCTTCTCGGCGGAACGGTGGCCGCTCTCGAGAACGGTTTCGAAGGGGACGCGCTCAAGGGCCTGGACCTCGTGCTCATTCCCGCTCCGGGCGTCGACGGAGCGGTGTTCACTTCCGGGGAGTGCGAGGTCCTCGACCGGTACGTCCAGGAGGGCGGCGCGGTGCTGGTCCTCGGGGACGGAGAGTGGCCGCGGCCGCCTCAGGGCCCCGCCCCGTTCGGGTTCGTCTCGGGCGCTCTGGCGATCGGCGACCCCGCGGATCCGGCCCAGCCCCATGTGCGGCCCTACCAGTTCGCGGCCGGGGTCACCGGCACGCACCCCGCGCTGGAGGGCGTCTCCCGGGCGTACCTCTACCGGCCCAAGCCCGTCGGCGCCCGCCTCCCGCTAACCGGCCTGGTGGAGAAGGACGGGCAGATCTTCCTGGGGACCGCGCGGCACGGGGCGGGCAGGGTCGCCGCGGTGGGCAACGCCGAGATGTTCGCGCGTCCCTTCCTCGGCCGCGAGGACAACGCGCGGCTCCTGCTCAACCTGCTCTCCTGGCTGCTGGACGGCCGGCACCAGGGGTCGGCCGCCGACCGGGCGGCCGAGGTGACCGGCGCCTACCGGTTCTCCGGCCGGGACTTCTCCCTGACGGAGAACCTGAAGAACGAGCCCGGGCCGCACGTCGTCGACGCCGGTGTCTACGCCCACCTGTTCACGGGGCTCGCCGACGGGTTCCTGCCCGACTCGGAGACCGACGAGGAGGCGTTCCTCCGCGAGGCCGAACTGCGGTTCCACGAGATGCCACGCGTCGTCAGGCAGGCGGTGAGCCGGTTCCGCCAGCACGGCACCGACTCGGGCGTCCTGCTGGTGAAGGGCCTGCCCGTGGACCCGGGCCTTCCCCCCACCCCCGCCGACCCGAAGGCGCGCGTCCGCTTCGGCAACCCGCTCAGCGAGCTGTGGCTGGCGGCCTTCGCGCAGGCGCTGGGCGAGCCCATCGGCTACCGGCAGGAGAAGAACGGCCTGCTGTTCCAGAACGTGGTGCCGACGCCCCACAACGCCGCGAAGCTCTCCTCCGAGAGCTCGGCCATCCTGCTCGACTACCACACCGAGACGGCGTTCCACCCCTTCATGCCCGACTACGTGCTGCTGCACTGCCTGCGGCCCGACCACGACGGGGTGGCCAGGACGATCAGCGCCAGCCTGCGGATGGCCCTGCCCCGGCTGAGCCTCCGCGAGCGCGCGATCCTCGGCGAGCCCCTCTACCGGACCGGGATCGACTACTCCTTCGGCAGCTCCCACGGCACGAAGGGCAACGGGCCGCTGCTGCGCGTGCTCTACGGCGACCCCTTCGATCCCTATCTCACCGTCGACCCCGACCTCATGATGGGGATCGTGCCCGAGGCGGACGCCGCCCTGAAGCGGCTGCACGCGGTGCTCCACGAGGTCAGGCGGTGGGTGTGCCTCGACACGGGAGACCTGCTGATCGTCGACAACCGCAGGGCCGTCCACGGCCGCTCGGAGTTCACCCCCAGGTACGACGGCCGGGACCGATGGCTCCAGCGCGTCTGCGTGGTCCGGGACCTCGTTCCGTCCGCCGGACACCGGAGAATGCGCGGCCGTATCATCGACACCGCGTTCGCCGTCTGA
- a CDS encoding metal-dependent hydrolase, with amino-acid sequence MGETTSAPSTVALFPQGVSACEATVVLAEAAGDDGPFVIVTDRTPFHPLDHTWPDQPGDRGTLTLGGREHAVVDAVTMAAGPDGTLYRAEAIPARRTDPGWSFLVGHVLETPPDGDPADLAGEQAGLAVDVARRSSLSAAHTACHLMSLALNMELRDLWRKVPRTDCLGSPDFDQTAITRSSITPWESVDRYRLGKSLRKAGFDAEALSGRLDAVREGVTARLAEWIAGGGRIAIDTDGPWINSRRWWSCELPPGHARLPCGGTHLGDLGELASIDVRIVIGEGELVVNTTAKQS; translated from the coding sequence ATGGGCGAAACCACCTCGGCCCCGAGCACCGTCGCCCTGTTCCCGCAGGGCGTGAGCGCCTGTGAGGCCACCGTCGTCCTCGCGGAGGCGGCCGGCGACGACGGCCCGTTCGTGATCGTCACCGACCGGACGCCGTTCCACCCGCTCGACCACACCTGGCCCGACCAGCCGGGCGACCGGGGCACCCTGACGCTCGGGGGCCGGGAGCACGCCGTCGTCGACGCCGTCACGATGGCGGCCGGGCCGGACGGCACGTTGTACCGGGCGGAGGCGATCCCCGCCCGCCGTACGGACCCGGGCTGGTCCTTCCTCGTCGGTCACGTCCTCGAGACGCCGCCGGACGGGGACCCGGCGGATCTCGCCGGTGAACAGGCGGGCCTGGCGGTGGACGTGGCGCGGCGGTCGAGCCTGAGCGCCGCGCACACCGCCTGCCACCTGATGTCCCTCGCCCTAAACATGGAGCTGCGCGACCTGTGGCGCAAGGTCCCGCGTACGGACTGTCTCGGCAGCCCCGACTTCGACCAGACGGCGATCACCCGGTCGAGCATCACCCCCTGGGAGAGCGTTGACCGGTACCGCCTCGGCAAGTCGCTCCGCAAGGCGGGCTTCGACGCCGAAGCCCTCTCCGGGCGGCTCGACGCGGTGCGCGAGGGCGTCACGGCCCGGCTGGCGGAGTGGATCGCCGGCGGCGGGCGGATCGCGATCGACACCGACGGGCCCTGGATCAACTCCCGCCGCTGGTGGAGCTGCGAGCTGCCCCCGGGTCACGCCCGGCTCCCCTGCGGCGGCACCCACCTGGGCGATCTCGGCGAGCTGGCCTCGATCGACGTGCGGATAGTGATCGGAGAGGGGGAGCTGGTAGTCAACACTACGGCCAAGCAGTCATGA
- a CDS encoding ATP-grasp domain-containing protein: MFDPVGSSVLVVEPVSGGADVARLAHHLGMTVVIASQDVGDCEIPPDLRKLASVVLTVDTNDERTLFDVVAGHHEREPLAAVLPGCDFYVATTARLAARLGLPGLPVETVDAVRNKARMRERVAAAGLRTPRFAEASSPEELRTAADAVGFPCVMKPVESSGSIHVSRADDWARLAAAYAALTGDRELDLGRPMGHTVVVEQYVAGEEVSTDGYVENGRVTVVAITGKVLGAEPRFVELGHLTPADLPDDVADEVVAYTDQVVRALNVTAGPFHCEVRLSDAGPVLMELGARLPGDGIPELIRLVTGTDLAAVMLAAGLGVGAAELPSFGPPAAPYAAMRFLTAGDLGSYSGIRGWDELDGRPEVIGRQLFIPPGTPVPQTGDCRSRLACVRYTAESHEAVLAFWKSLDDLAVLP, translated from the coding sequence GTGTTCGATCCGGTCGGCTCGTCCGTCCTCGTCGTAGAACCGGTCTCCGGCGGCGCAGACGTCGCCCGGCTCGCGCACCACCTCGGCATGACAGTCGTGATCGCCTCGCAGGACGTGGGCGACTGCGAGATCCCCCCCGACCTGAGAAAGCTCGCCTCCGTGGTGCTCACCGTGGACACCAACGACGAGCGGACGTTGTTCGACGTGGTCGCCGGGCACCACGAGCGTGAACCGCTCGCCGCGGTGCTCCCGGGCTGCGACTTCTACGTGGCCACGACGGCCAGGCTCGCGGCGCGTCTGGGCCTGCCCGGCCTGCCCGTGGAGACCGTGGACGCCGTACGGAACAAGGCGCGCATGCGCGAGCGGGTCGCCGCCGCCGGGCTGCGCACGCCGCGCTTCGCCGAGGCGTCCTCGCCGGAGGAGCTGCGCACGGCGGCCGACGCCGTCGGCTTCCCGTGCGTCATGAAGCCGGTTGAGTCCTCCGGCAGCATCCACGTGAGCAGGGCCGACGACTGGGCGCGGCTCGCCGCCGCGTACGCCGCCCTGACCGGCGACCGGGAGCTCGACCTCGGCCGCCCGATGGGGCACACCGTCGTCGTCGAGCAGTACGTCGCGGGCGAGGAGGTCAGCACCGACGGCTACGTCGAGAACGGCCGGGTCACCGTCGTCGCGATCACCGGGAAGGTCCTCGGCGCCGAGCCGCGTTTCGTCGAGCTGGGGCATCTGACGCCCGCCGACCTCCCGGACGATGTGGCGGACGAGGTCGTCGCGTACACGGACCAGGTGGTCCGGGCGCTGAACGTGACCGCCGGGCCGTTCCACTGCGAGGTGCGCCTGAGCGACGCGGGACCGGTCCTGATGGAGCTCGGCGCCCGGCTGCCGGGCGACGGGATCCCCGAGCTGATCCGGCTCGTCACCGGAACCGACCTCGCCGCGGTCATGCTCGCGGCGGGGCTGGGCGTCGGCGCCGCGGAGCTGCCGTCGTTCGGCCCGCCCGCCGCGCCATACGCCGCCATGCGGTTCCTCACGGCCGGCGATCTGGGCTCCTACAGCGGGATCCGCGGATGGGACGAGCTGGACGGCCGGCCGGAGGTCATCGGCAGGCAGCTGTTCATCCCGCCCGGCACGCCCGTTCCCCAGACCGGCGACTGCCGTTCGCGGCTCGCCTGCGTGCGCTACACCGCGGAGTCGCATGAGGCCGTCCTGGCTTTCTGGAAGAGCCTGGACGACCTGGCGGTGCTCCCGTGA
- a CDS encoding DMT family transporter: MSIEEPAARKADAPAAWIAESGLVVVAAVFGLTFVVIQDAIEDVPPWSFVALRFLLAAGVVAVPYAAQIGRLPRSGWGAGAGLGLLLVGGYAFQTIGLVYTSASNSGFITGLYIVFTPLMAALLLRQRVTRWSALCIATAAVGLLLLSGYGGAFHPLGDALTLASSLCFALHIIAMDRAVRLFPTGALVAVQLATCGTLALCIAVVKEDFRLPGEWDAWGAIAFTGLAASAFAYFVQAYAQRRTSPTRVSVILGMEPVFAGVFGYWLAGDRLTPLGWAGAATMVIGVLLMDVKPSRVSLKWGRSIFTGRPQAFDIVFTRHGRGRAASRSAVPHTRTAGADGEWLPGHLEGPEGANAPGPSALLSEHGRTG, translated from the coding sequence ATGTCGATCGAAGAGCCCGCCGCGCGGAAGGCGGACGCGCCGGCCGCATGGATCGCCGAGTCGGGTCTCGTCGTGGTGGCCGCCGTTTTCGGGCTTACTTTCGTGGTAATTCAGGACGCCATAGAAGACGTGCCGCCGTGGTCGTTCGTGGCTCTCCGTTTTCTGCTGGCGGCCGGTGTGGTGGCCGTTCCGTACGCCGCGCAGATCGGCCGGCTCCCGCGTTCGGGATGGGGCGCCGGCGCGGGCCTGGGCCTGCTGCTGGTCGGCGGGTACGCGTTCCAGACGATCGGTCTCGTGTACACGAGCGCGTCCAACTCGGGCTTCATCACCGGTCTCTACATCGTGTTCACCCCGCTCATGGCCGCGTTGCTGCTTCGCCAGCGGGTCACCCGCTGGAGCGCCCTGTGCATCGCGACCGCCGCCGTGGGCCTGCTACTCCTCTCGGGGTACGGCGGGGCCTTCCACCCGCTGGGCGACGCGCTCACGCTGGCCTCCAGCCTCTGTTTCGCGCTGCACATCATCGCCATGGACCGGGCGGTCCGCCTTTTCCCCACGGGAGCCCTGGTCGCGGTGCAACTGGCGACGTGCGGAACGCTCGCCCTGTGCATCGCGGTGGTCAAGGAGGATTTCCGCCTGCCCGGCGAATGGGACGCCTGGGGCGCGATCGCGTTCACCGGACTGGCCGCCAGCGCCTTCGCCTATTTCGTTCAGGCGTACGCGCAGCGGCGTACCTCGCCGACCCGGGTGTCCGTCATCCTCGGGATGGAACCCGTCTTCGCCGGCGTCTTCGGATATTGGCTCGCGGGAGATCGTTTGACGCCGCTGGGCTGGGCGGGCGCCGCGACCATGGTGATCGGCGTGCTTCTCATGGACGTCAAGCCGTCCCGCGTGTCGCTGAAGTGGGGGCGAAGCATTTTCACAGGCCGCCCGCAGGCTTTTGACATAGTATTTACCCGCCATGGCCGGGGGAGAGCAGCATCCAGATCTGCGGTTCCGCATACTCGGACCGCTGGAGCTGACGGCGAATGGCTCCCAGGTCATCTTGAAGGGCCAGAAGGTGCGAACGCTCCTGGCCCTTCTGCTCTGCTATCCGAACACGGCCGTACCGGATGA